CCTTAAATTCAAGACGATCGCGATAGTCGGATTATCGAGAGATCCGAGTAAAGATAGCTATAGAGTGGCTGAATATCTAAAAGCGAATGGGTATAGAATAATCCCCATAAATCCTTTTGTCGATGAGGTTTTGGGTGAGAAGTGCTACAAAAGTTTGCTCGAAATTCCAGAAGATATTCAAAAGATGATCGAGGTCGTTGACATATTCAGACCATCGGAAGATGTCCTTCCGATCGTTGAGCAAGCGATTCAATTAAGGCAAAAGTATGGTAAACCTTACTTTATCTGGATGCAATTGGGCATAGTTAATAATGAAGCTGCCGAACTCGCAAAGAAGGCTGGTCTGAAAGTTATAATGGATAAGTGTATGATGATAGAGCATAAACGATTAAAATATTCTCACAGTTAATCCACAATCACCCTTTCCATAAACATTTTAAGAAATCTATCACCATCAACATCGAT
This genomic stretch from Nitrososphaerales archaeon harbors:
- a CDS encoding CoA-binding protein, whose translation is MIDDEIKSALKFKTIAIVGLSRDPSKDSYRVAEYLKANGYRIIPINPFVDEVLGEKCYKSLLEIPEDIQKMIEVVDIFRPSEDVLPIVEQAIQLRQKYGKPYFIWMQLGIVNNEAAELAKKAGLKVIMDKCMMIEHKRLKYSHS